Genomic DNA from Theropithecus gelada isolate Dixy chromosome 1, Tgel_1.0, whole genome shotgun sequence:
GGCCTGGGCAAAGtcgctcatgcctgcaattccagcactttaggagaccgaggtaggagaatcccatgtgcccagcagtttgagaccagctggggcaacatagtgaaaccctgtctcaaattttttttaaaaaaattttagaattattaaagaagaaataagaaataagaaaaataacttgcaCCTACATACTAGATTTTAGTGTCCAAGTGCCTGGAAGAGAACTTTGGATGTATCTACCCCGCTAGGCACGCCTTCCCTAGCAGCAAAGATGGAGCTCCAGTTCCTCAGACGGTGATGAGCCACAGGAAGGGCAGGGGGTGGGACCAATGAAGATCCTCCTGGGCTGCCTGACTTCCCTCAGTGTCCGCATCAGCTCAGCCCGAAGTGGGGTGAAGATCTTCCAACTGACAGGAACCAAGGAATTCAAACTCTCCCAAGGGGCGAGATACGTCTCCAGGCTTAACTTGCTCAGTCCACTGGTGTGGCGCAGCAGGTCCTTCAGGGCGTCCATAGACATGAAATTTCGACCAAAGTAGAAAGTGGTGAGCTGGGAGCAGCTGCTCAGACTGGGAAGGATGGCACTGAGTTGGGAGTAGTGGATCTGACAGCCCTCCAAGATGAGGGTCTCGAGAGTGGCAGCAACTTTCTCTAGCAGAGCTCCAAGGGGCTCAAGACTGAGGCGGAACAGCGGCACGTAGCTGAGATTCAGATGCTTTAGGTAACCGAGGCTTGGGTACTGGGAGACACACTTCacgt
This window encodes:
- the LOC112623057 gene encoding PRAME family member 1-like, with protein sequence MYSGVVREDVKCVSQYPSLGYLKHLNLSYVPLFRLSLEPLGALLEKVAATLETLILEGCQIHYSQLSAILPSLSSCSQLTTFYFGRNFMSMDALKDLLRHTSGLSKLSLETYLAPWESLNSLVPVSWKIFTPLRAELMRTLREVRQPRRIFIGPTPCPSCGSSPSEELELHLCC